The window ACGACTCGGTTCGGTGCCCGAAAACAACCGCGACGTACCTTTTTGTCTCGTGACCGCCGAAGAGAGGTATGGAACTCGAATTACGATTCTTTGCGACGTTTCGGGAGGCGGTGGGCCAGAAGACGATTCACTGGCGTGTCGACGACGACTCGAAGGTGGGTGACGTGCTTCACTCCCTCGAATCCGAGTACGACGGCCTGACAGGGCAGCTCATCGAGGACGGGAACGTCCGGCCACACGTGAACGTCCTGCGAAACGGCCGCGAAGTCGTGCACCTCGACGGCCTCGAAACGACGCTCGAAGACGGTGATACGATAAGCGTCTTCCCACCGGTGGCGGGAGGCTGAGATGGTACGACGAGAGCGAGCGTTTCGGGGCATCTCGACCCGGCTCGTCGTTCAGTACCTCGAAGGACTCGGGGGTGAGGCCGACGGCGAGCGTCGCGTCGTCGGCCCAGACTGGACCGTCGATATCGACACCGAAGTAGTCACCATCACGAGTAGTATCCAACTAACTGAGGTCCAACTCACGTTCGAGGGTGACGAAGAGACGCTCGACGAACTCATCCCCACGTTCGCCCAGAAAGCGATGCGCGCAGGTGGGTGACCGTGGGCACCGACCGCGACTCGCAGCGAGACCCAGAGCGTCTTCGTGACCGACTCGGCCCCGACGAGGACGACACCTCGCCGAGCGGTGGTGCCATCGACGGAACTGCGATTATGATTGCCGCCGCAAAGGCGAGCATCCCCGCCGCGCTCCTGCCGGCGCTTCTCGACCGTGCACAGGGGTTCCTCGACGACAACGCAGACGAGTACGCCCGAGAGTTCGAGTGTGTCTACGAGGACGACGACACGGCAGTCTACTTCGTCCCGCTCGGTCACTGGGATACGAAGGGAACGGAACTCGGCTTCTCACACCGAGAAATCGACGCCGTCCGCCGTGCCCACACCGAACACCTCCGGCGCATCGGAACCAGCGACGACCGACGCGACGAGTTCGAGACGGCACTCGAGATACGCGAAGTCGCCGTCGTTAGTCGTGGACGACCCCGGCAATCCGCGCGCTGATAGACGCATATTTCGGGGCTGGTCTCCTGCTACCGACAGATGCCTACAGTTCCTCCGGATTTACTCGACGGCGTTCGGGACGTCATGCCCCTTCATCTCGGCATCGTCCCGTTCGGCCTCGTCGCGGGTGTCGCCGCCGTCGAACAGGGGCTCTCGATACTCCACGCCATCGGCTTTTCTACCATCGTCTTTGCAGGCGCGTCCCAACTCGCGATGATAGAACTCCTAGGCGCAGACGCACCGCTCGCTATCGTCGTCGGTACCGCCGTCGTCGTCAACCTCCGTATGCTGATGTACTCGGCGTCTATCGCGCCGTACTTCCGCGACTTCGCCGCCCAGT is drawn from Haloferax litoreum and contains these coding sequences:
- a CDS encoding ubiquitin-like small modifier protein 1, whose product is MELELRFFATFREAVGQKTIHWRVDDDSKVGDVLHSLESEYDGLTGQLIEDGNVRPHVNVLRNGREVVHLDGLETTLEDGDTISVFPPVAGG